A DNA window from Brassica napus cultivar Da-Ae chromosome C1, Da-Ae, whole genome shotgun sequence contains the following coding sequences:
- the LOC106374372 gene encoding ycf49-like protein has protein sequence MAIASTSTLIFSCAKPDLRPFPSHFRSSSPSPSPLVSQLRIPSLTHDPISLSGLIGTGLVAATFMAAGPGSTAMAAVDSLQLSEPANALSLPTWAVHVSSVVEWITAMVLVWKYGEREGYESWKGLSWGMVPLLGGALCACTWHFFYNAESLEVLVALQGALTVIGNITLCIAAFRINKSASKMETSEEP, from the exons ATGGCGATTGCTTCAACCTCCACTCTTATCTTCTCCTGCGCCAAACCCGATCTCCGGCCATTTCCGTCCCATTTTCGTTCTTCTTCTCCGTCTCCCTCTCCTCTTGTGAGTCAGCTCCGTATCCCTAGCCTAACCCATGACCCGATTTCTCTGTCGGGTCTTATCGGAACCGGTTTGGTGGCTGCGACGTTCATGGCGGCAGGACCAGGTAGTACTGCTATGGCGGCGGTTGATTCTCTTCAGCTAAGCGAACCGGCGAATGCGTTGTCTTTACCCACTTGGGCTGTTCATGTTTCCAGCGTTGTCGAATG GATTACGGCGATGGTGTTGGTATGGAAATATGGAGAAAGAGAGGGTTACGAGTCATGGAAAGGTCTCTCATGGGGAATG GTGCCTTTGCTTGGTGGAGCTCTTTGCGCATGCACATGGCATTTCTTTTACAATGCTGAATCTCTTGAG GTGTTGGTAGCGCTTCAGGGAGCACTAACTGTGATTGGTAATATTACTCTGTGCATTGCTGCCTTTCGAATCAACAAGTCTGCATCCAAAATGGAAACCTCTGAAGAGCCGTGA